The genomic interval TAAGATAACATTATCTCTTAATAAATAATTGGCTAATATTGTAAAAGGAACCCCGTCTTTATCTTCCCATGTCGAAGGTAATATATTCTGAAATTCAGGGATAAATAAATACACCAATGCCAAAATTTGAGATTCATCCAATAATACAATATTATTACTGGATACATCAAATTGATGAAATACTCCAAGTTTTTCGAGAATATTTTTTAGCTTATTATCATAATGAAGCACAATTTGTTTATTACCTGAACTATTGTTTCTATCGGTGTTAAAAGAAGAAATAAAAGATATCAATATTTTTCTTGTGAATAGAAAATCTTTTACTGATATAGCTTCCCAATAAAAGCAATATTTAGGATGTAAAGGAATATCAAGTTCTACAGATATCCTCAGTGCTTCTTTGAATGGAGGGATGAGATAAGGATTTGAACCGAGTTCAACTAATCTCTTATATTCTACTATACTCCTCTCAGCTGATACATTGGGATGTCCTAATTTTTCAAATAGTTCTTGGGTCCATATTTCTTCAACATAACTAGCTGGCAATAATTGTGCGTTATTCTCAAGGAAGTCTCCGTAACTGATCAGAATATCTCCAAGATATAGAATTTTGACCACCTGTGATCTTAATTTTATGGCTTGTTCTACAGTGTTGATTTGTAAAACAGTTCCATCTTCTAGTTTCACTATTGGTGGTTCAATTGTATCCACAAGAGCTATAGTAGAGGCTTTGCCAGGGACATCCATCTTTATTTGTGTTCCAACTACAACTGCTGAATTTAATAGTATAGGAATAGTACTGTGTATGCCTATGGTCGCAAATCCGGTATTAAAGCATCTTCCGTATCTTAGCCTAAACCCACCTATCTTCTTATTCATAGATAATACCGGTCTTCCTGTAATTACTTCAGACATTCTATGACTTACTGTATCATCATCGCCAGTTTGTATAGCACCATTTAGATTAGCAAGCCAATCCCATCCTTCCAGATCTAAGGTATCTACTAATTTCATCAGTTTCCTACATCTACCTATCAACCCGTCATTCATTACTCTTAGTGCTCCCCCTCTCACTCGATCTGTTTTTATTCTTTTCATTTCTCTATGAATGACTAATTCAACAGGGTCTGTATCGACTCCATCAATCTCTACAGGCAAATTAGAAATGCAGAAATCAACGTCTGCGTCGAGTACTTTAAATTGAAAGTTACCTACTTCTCTTTCATATAGTCTTAATTCCTCAACAAATCTTCCAGTTTCATCATCAAAAGAATTAGTATGATATTTTCCAAGCCCTGAAACTTTTCTGACGTGGTCGGCAATAAGCATGGTTAAGGCTGCTTCTGTTCCTCCTGCAGATCTAATAGGACCAGCAAACGAGATAGAAAGATATTCTGACCCATCTTTATTCTTTTTTATTTGTACATCAGATATTCCTTGGAGGGGTGCAACAGTAACACCTTCCGTTACTACAGCGAGACTCACTCTAACTGCATTTTCCAATCTAGTTCTAAGATCTCCTGCTCCGTATTCACCAGTTGCAATCTCTTCGGCAATTTTAAGTGCTGCCTTCTCTTTAGAAGTATAATTTAGTAAAGCTCTTAATCTATCAGCAATATCTATATCATGCATTTTAGCTACTCTATCAGCCAAATCGTATGCTATTTTTGGCTCAACATAGTTAGTAACATCAAACCCCTTTTCTCTCGCCTTAACGGCCATCGTATAAAGTCTATCGACCTGCTGGAGAAGGCCAAGTTGATACTTTTCATAGTAACTTGGCATCGAAATAGTTTCTAATCTTATTTTAGCTTCATCTATTAAATTCATTATTAATCACTACATATCAAGTTACGAACGAATAGCTGAAATAATATCAACAAATTTCTTCTCCCAATCAGGATCACGTTCTAAAAGTGTACTAATAACTAAAATATCTGCTCCTGCATCGACTAAGTCCTTAGCTATTGCTGAATCTCTTATGCCTCCTCCAACAATTAGTAGTCCATCAAAATATTTCCGAACATTAGATATCATTTCCGGAGACACATTTTTCTTAGCTCCAGATCCCGCCTCTAAGTAAACAAATCGCATACCCAAATATTGTGCCGCTAAAGAGTACATAACTGCAATATTTGATTTGTCAAAAGGTATTCCTTTAGCCCTACCAATAAACCAAGCGGTGGTATTTTCCCCAATTATTATATAACCGGTGGGTAAAGGTTCAATTTTGTACTTCTTCACTAGTAACGCTCCTAAGGCCTGGGCTCCGGAAATAAAGTAGGGATCTTCAGAATTTAATAAAGATGTAAACAAAATTGCATCCGCATTAGGAGAAACTCCCGTAACATTACCAGGAAATAATATTATAGGAATAGATATTGTAGATTTGATTGATAAAACTAATTTATCTAAATTCAATTGGTCTATTGCAGAAGAGCCTCCAACTAAGATAGCTGATGCACCTAGCGTCTCAACTTTCCTTGCAACACTACCGATATCATCATAATTCTCTGAGTCTAATAAAGCAAAACATAGTTTTTTATGCTTTTTCAATTCATCATTAATATAGTTCTCTACTCGGCTCAATATTATACTATGGCTATATAAATTGGATTAAATTTAATGATTGCGACGACTTTAAAAGATTAAATTCAGTGATACAATATTGTATAGCTCATGAAAGATACAGACGATATAAATAATATGCTTTTTTTAAAATTAATTGAAAATTCTATATTCACACATAGACAAATTCAAATAATTTATAATTTCAATAACAATGCTAAACGGACTAACGAGATCAGTTCGGGTGCATATTATAGACAAGTTAAACAGTCGAGGACGAAACTTAAGAAAATATGTTATTCAATAATGCTCTTGAACCTACTGAACTTACTAAATAATAACCAAATATCTGCTTTGACGTCGATAATAAATCAACTTAGGATTTTAAATGATAACCATGATAAATATCACAAGAATGATATTACTAGTGTTATGAATGTGATTGAAGAAATGGTAAACAAAGTGATTAATTTGTGACGTATCACTATTCGCTATAAAATAATTCGACAACATCACATACAATAAGATTATATCACACCATATTGTCATATTGATGTGAGTCTAGAATTTGTACTATTGATATTTAATTATTCCATAGTTCCATTTGTATCTGCGATTATCCTCTTCTTTCTTGTGTTGAAAGGGTACCGAAAATTAAAATACAGATATCTTTGCAAACATGATTTGGATTTATTTGTGGTTGACTTAGATAAGCAGGCAAGAATGCAAGCAGGTCAAATAGAGCAAATATTGAATCAATTAGATTTAGTTTATGAAAAAATCGATAAAACAGAGAAAAAAATAAAAGAAATTCAAGAAATTAAAAATTTATTGGAGGAACGTGTGCAGTTAATTAATGACGAAAGAATCAAATCACATTTTTCTGTAGCATCACCAATCCGAAACTACTTAAGTAGCTCAAATGATGTTTTAGATACATATAATCACAATAAAAAATCACACAATCACGTTCATTTAGTTCAAGATGATGAACGTAGAAATGGTACGATCGAGTATATTCTTAAAAAATTGGAAGATACATCTTTAAGTACTAAAGAAATTCAGCTAATGATAGGTAGAACAAGAGAGCATACTTCAAGATTGATGAAGAAACTATATGAAGAGGATTTAGTTGAAAGAGAAATATCTAACAAGCCTTTTAGATATACAATCACAGATGAAGGTCGTAGACGGTTGTCAAAGCATTCTTCTTTAAATATTCATTATCACTCTGAGCATCAGAATAGTGAGAATTCAACTGACCGGCTGATAGAGAATCAGTAACATCATAAGCAGAAGTTACGCCATTCTTTTGAATTCTTATTAATTTATAGAGCCATTCTTTCCCTCTTTTACTTCTTATCAATTTACGTTTCTCGTGATATCTTGATAGATAAGTGGAAATCAAACTAAGTTGTAATTGTTCACCATACAGGTCCTCGTATGACTCAACAATATTAGACGATGTGAAGGTGCTATATGTAAAGTTATTCTCGATTAAATTCCATATCTTTGATTCTATGGAGTTACTTGTTATATTTTGTTTTGAATATTTACTGTGGAATATATCACCTTCTTCATTAGACATTTTTGGACTATCAATAAAGTCTTCCTTTGATATATTTAATGATTCGACTAACTGTAGAACCTTTTGAATTTTCAATGTGGATAGATTGCCTTCAAGAGATAAATTGTACTTGCCGCCCTCTGCATCCTCTAGTTCAATTTTTATCTTCTTTTTTCCAGTGGACAATCTATCTTCTCTGTGAATATAATATTGTGTGTTAACTTAACAATATAGAATAAATTTTGATAACAAAATGATGAGCTTTTGTTAACAAAACTGAGCATAAATTATTCCTTATTTCTGATTGTTTTGTTAATATTCAATTTTCATGGATAGTTTTTCAAGTTCCACTGGAAACAAAGGGGTTAATTCACCCTTATTATCATTGTGAATTAATCCAATGCATCTCCACTGGAAACAAAGGGGTTAATTCACCCTTATTATCAGACATGATTTAACTGTTAATATTGTTGTTAAATAATATTATGGAGCGGGACCCCGCCATTTCTCATGCAACCATATTTAGTATTTAGACCTAAAATCATATTAATATTTTTTATTAATATGTTTAATTTAATTGATTATAGTGTTTAAGATATATTGTTAATAACAAAAATCAAATTAACATGTTATTATCTTATTACTATTCGATAAGAAGGGAAGGGGTGTGCCTCTTGATTTATCTTTATTAAAATGTGAAGTATAATGGATTCAGATTATTTGGATAATATTTTTGATAAAGCAGTTAAAGGAACTGCTTTGATTAAGAATAGAAAGACATTAACAATAGACTACGTTCCGGAAAAACTACCATTTAGAGATGAAGAGTCTAAAATTATTGCCCAAGTATTATCTGTTGTATTGAAAAATGGACGACCGTCTAATCTATTGGTATTTGGAAAACCTGGAACCGGAAAAACCGCTGTAGTTAAAAATGTAATTGCGAGGTTAAAGAAAAAATCTGTGGAACATAGAGTGGAAATAACTGTTACTATGATTAATGCAAAGATTTCAAATACCTCCTACAAAGTTCTATACGACATAGCTGAGGAAATTGGAATTAACCGCTTCGACAAAAAACTAAGGGTTCATTTTACTGGACTATCAATGGGGGAAGCCACCGATAGGATTCTTGAATATTTAAAGAAAAATAATCTACATGTATTGTTAGTTATTGATGAAATAGATTCTTTAGTAGATAGAAATGGAGATGATGTTTTATATAGCCTTACTAGGGCAAATGAACGTTTGTTGGATAGTGGGTTTATATCATTAATTGGGATCTCTAATAGTCTTACATTCAAAGATAAATTGGATCCGAGGGTCCGGAGTAGCTTAAGCGAAGAAGAAATAGTGTTTAATCCTTATACCATTATTCAACTTAGAGAAATTCTAAATGATAGGTCAAGACTTGCTTTTAACGATGGATCCATCAGTCAAGCTGCTATTAATTTATGTGCTGCTGTGGCGGGCAAAGAAAATGGAGATGCTAGAAAGGCAATTGATCTTTTGAGAGTAGCTGCTGAAATTGCTGAAAGAGAAAGAGATAACATGGTTAATGAAAATCATATAAGGGAAGCACAAGATAAAATTGAAAAAGATACCAATTACGAAGTAATTAGAAATTCCACCACACACACAAAATTAATTATCTTAGCAATTTTGAAATCTCAAACTGGGATGACTGGCGATGTTTATGACAAATATGTTTCACTATGTAACCAAATTGAACATGATTCATTAACTCAAAGAAGAGTAACTCAAATAATCAGTGAATTAGATCAGCTGGGATTAATTACATCCAATGTAGTAAGCCATGGTAGATATGGCCGTTCTCAAATAATCAAAATTGCTGTTTCTTCTGATACAGTAACTAAAGCATTAAAGGATGATAATTTCATTTCTATTTTATTATAATCATTTCATGACTGACTAAATTGTGATCGATTGTTCTGATCGAAAGACATGATCGAATGGACAGCTTTTTATAAATACTTGATCATCAATGTTCTATTCGATAATAATGAAATATAGAAGTAGAACAGAAATAACTGTCTTAATACTAGAAGCAGCAAACGGTGGGGCTACAAAGACAAAAATCATGTACAAATCATTCCTTTCATACGCACAGCTAAAAGAATACTTCACAATGTTAATTGAGAATGGTTTGTTAGAATATGAAGATGGAACTCAAAAGTATAGAACCACAGAAAAAGGGTTAAGATTATTAAAGATATATAATCAGATAGAAGAATTAATCCCAAGTACCATCAAATAATTTTTAATCTTTCATTTTATAATTTTTAAGTTATGACTCATTATCTTTGATGTACCTTCTTTGTATTTTATTACAATGGTATCTCCAATTTGATATGGACATTGATCAATACCTCTCGGATGATCAATTGTATCCACCACACAAATTCCATTATTCTTGTTTATCACTTTAACCTCAGCAGTAACCTCCTCTTTGATCAAATTTTTTATAGGAAAAATAAAAACTCCTAAAATGACAAACACTCCAAAAACTATCATCCCAAAGACTAATACTAACCTTTTTGTTGAGGGTTCAAAAGGAGGCCTATTTCCATATGACATAAACTTATTATTTGAATATCGTTAAAATAGATTTATTCCTTACTTGTTTTATAATTCTTATATTATTTAATGATGGGAAATCACAAATCACAAATTCATTTTTGATTGTAAAATAAACAATTGTGATCGATTGTTCTGATCGAAAGACATGATCGAATGGACAGCTTTTTATAAATACTTGATCATCAATGTTCTATTCGATAATAATGAAATATAGAAGTAGAACAGAAATAACTGTCTTAATACTAGAAGCAGCAAACGGTGGGGCTACAAAGACAAAAATCATGTACAAATCATTCCTTTCATACGCACAGCTAAAAGAATACTTCACAATGTTAATTGAGAATGGTTTGTTAGAATATGAAGATGGAACTCAAAAGTATAGAACCACAGAAAAAGGGTTAAGATTATTAAAGATATATAATCAGATAGAAGAATTAATCCCAAGTACCATAAATACGTCCAACAAAGAACCTTTTTAATCGACTCCATTCTTAATTTTTGTTACTAAAAGTAACCAAAAAATAGTTATTAGATTTATATCATTGTAATTATATTTATATATTAGTGAATTTTAGAATTCTTGCTCCTGTTGATGGCTCTGAAAATTCTATGAGATCTTTGGATCATGCATTGATGCTGAGCTCAAAACTAGGCTCAAAACTAACAATTTTATATGTTCTCGAGATTCCTCCTTTTGTTTATATACAATCCCAAAAACTCGTGAATTCTATAATGTTAGAATTAGAGAAAGAAGCTAAGGAAATTCTTGAAAATTGCCTTAAAAGAGCAAAGGATTATGAATTAGAAATAGAAACTACATTCCTGGAAGGACAAAACGTAGGATCTATAATAATCGATTATATTGAGAAGAACAATTTTAACTATATCGTCATTGGAAGTCGAGGCAAGGGCAAGTTTAAACATGCAATACTAGGAAGTGTCTCCCATAGAGTTCTTCATCATAGTAAGGTTCCTGTCTTGGTTGTTAAATAATATTTCTTTTTGGAGGATCTAGTATAACTACTTTGTTTGAATCTGTGGTATTATTTCCTCTATCTGATTATATATCTTTAATAATCTTAACCCTTTTTCTGTGGTTCTATACATGTTTATTAATCTGTCTTCATATTCTAACAAACCATTCTCAATTAACATTGTGAAGTATTCTTTTAGCTGTGCGTATGAAAGGAATGATTTGTACATGATTTTTGTCTTTGTAGCCCCACCGTTTGCTGCTTCTAGTATTAAGACAGTTATTTCTGTTCTACTTCTATATTTCATTATTATCGAATAGAACATTGATGATCAAGTATTTATAAAAAGCTGTCCATTCGATCATGTCTTTCGATCAGAACAATCGATCATGAAGTAATTTACCATTTAATAGTAACTTATAAATTTATATATGGTGGACAATATTGCATATTATAGATAACAGATTTTATGAATATTATTTATTTCAAGTAATTTATGATACAATTTCACTGCAATGCAGTGAACACAATGACGTTTTAAATATGTTACATAAAAAATAGGATGGTTGATCAATAATAGTGAAAAAGATTGAAATAATAATTCCAGACAGAGAGCTTCAAACTGTTGGTGGAGTTTTAAAGGATAATAACATTGGTGGGATGAGCTACTATCGAGTAGAGGGAAAAGGAAAAGCCAAACCCGAACCTGTTTCAATTGGACGTGGTACGATGCAATATACTCCAGAATTTATTCCGAGAACAAAAGTTGAGATAGTTGTAAGAGATGATGTGGTAGATAAGTTAGTAAATACCTTACTGGAAGCATTGAGTGATAAAATAGGAGGCAAAATTTTCATATCTGATATACAAGAGGCAATAAGCATTAGAACAAAGGCTAGAGGAGATTCTGCCATTTAATATTTTTATAATCAATGTATTATTCAACTATCTATTTTAAACTGTAAATAATACTAATTATTCATAATATTTATAATCATAATTATTTTATTCATTACATGAATAAACAGGTATGGTGTTTTAGTTGCAATTCACTCAAATCCATTTGTATTCACGATAACTGTAATATTCATTGCAAACTTTGTTGTAAAATAAATCAAATTTTACTTCAAAACAATAATTGACATGCTTCACTATTTTTTCTCAACTTTGATTATTTCTCCAACCGTTTGATTCATAGCCGATTCTGCGATATCACTTGCATGTTCAACAGTTCGACGGATATCTTCTAGTATCAGCTTTATCCCTGCGTTAATATCCTGC from Candidatus Nitrosocosmicus hydrocola carries:
- a CDS encoding winged helix-turn-helix domain-containing protein, giving the protein MKYRSRTEITVLILEAANGGATKTKIMYKSFLSYAQLKEYFTMLIENGLLEYEDGTQKYRTTEKGLRLLKIYNQIEELIPSTINTSNKEPF
- a CDS encoding winged helix-turn-helix domain-containing protein, which encodes MKYRSRTEITVLILEAANGGATKTKIMYKSFLSYAQLKEYFTMLIENGLLEYEDGTQKYRTTEKGLRLLKIYNQIEELIPSTIK
- a CDS encoding Cdc6/Cdc18 family protein; the protein is MDSDYLDNIFDKAVKGTALIKNRKTLTIDYVPEKLPFRDEESKIIAQVLSVVLKNGRPSNLLVFGKPGTGKTAVVKNVIARLKKKSVEHRVEITVTMINAKISNTSYKVLYDIAEEIGINRFDKKLRVHFTGLSMGEATDRILEYLKKNNLHVLLVIDEIDSLVDRNGDDVLYSLTRANERLLDSGFISLIGISNSLTFKDKLDPRVRSSLSEEEIVFNPYTIIQLREILNDRSRLAFNDGSISQAAINLCAAVAGKENGDARKAIDLLRVAAEIAERERDNMVNENHIREAQDKIEKDTNYEVIRNSTTHTKLIILAILKSQTGMTGDVYDKYVSLCNQIEHDSLTQRRVTQIISELDQLGLITSNVVSHGRYGRSQIIKIAVSSDTVTKALKDDNFISILL
- a CDS encoding winged helix-turn-helix domain-containing protein gives rise to the protein MKYRSRTEITVLILEAANGGATKTKIMYKSFLSYAQLKEYFTMLIENGLLEYEDRLINMYRTTEKGLRLLKIYNQIEEIIPQIQTK
- a CDS encoding universal stress protein; this translates as MNFRILAPVDGSENSMRSLDHALMLSSKLGSKLTILYVLEIPPFVYIQSQKLVNSIMLELEKEAKEILENCLKRAKDYELEIETTFLEGQNVGSIIIDYIEKNNFNYIVIGSRGKGKFKHAILGSVSHRVLHHSKVPVLVVK
- a CDS encoding DNA polymerase II large subunit, with product MNLIDEAKIRLETISMPSYYEKYQLGLLQQVDRLYTMAVKAREKGFDVTNYVEPKIAYDLADRVAKMHDIDIADRLRALLNYTSKEKAALKIAEEIATGEYGAGDLRTRLENAVRVSLAVVTEGVTVAPLQGISDVQIKKNKDGSEYLSISFAGPIRSAGGTEAALTMLIADHVRKVSGLGKYHTNSFDDETGRFVEELRLYEREVGNFQFKVLDADVDFCISNLPVEIDGVDTDPVELVIHREMKRIKTDRVRGGALRVMNDGLIGRCRKLMKLVDTLDLEGWDWLANLNGAIQTGDDDTVSHRMSEVITGRPVLSMNKKIGGFRLRYGRCFNTGFATIGIHSTIPILLNSAVVVGTQIKMDVPGKASTIALVDTIEPPIVKLEDGTVLQINTVEQAIKLRSQVVKILYLGDILISYGDFLENNAQLLPASYVEEIWTQELFEKLGHPNVSAERSIVEYKRLVELGSNPYLIPPFKEALRISVELDIPLHPKYCFYWEAISVKDFLFTRKILISFISSFNTDRNNSSGNKQIVLHYDNKLKNILEKLGVFHQFDVSSNNIVLLDESQILALVYLFIPEFQNILPSTWEDKDGVPFTILANYLLRDNVILNIEPIIENLTSEKSESKLNVIKLINSISIVKIRSKFSSSISVRVGRPEKAALRKMKPPIHVLFPVGNKGGPMRDLLKASKIDSFYSEKSNRFCYNCNLPSLGTNCTQCNGPTPIKFICNVCKIESLDLPFNPVDKMKKNNKCLKCGNEYKTFSPIKFPLKTLIEKAETHLSLKANPPLKGVKSLMGKDKEAEQIEKGILRQKSGLSVFKDGTIRFDATNEPLTHFMPFFINTSFSRLRELGYAVDYQNVEIKSDKQIIELLIQDVIIPLDSAKYLLKTAKFIDEEMVSLYNLPPIYNAYTENDLIGHLIVGLAPHTSVGIIGRIIGFTESQVCLGSPIWHSAKRRDCDGDADSIILLFDAFLNFSYSFLPDKIGGLMDAPLLIQPIVLPHEVQRQAHNVDIVEKYPLNFYQNTWLGVKASDVLDSIEILKNRIGTNKQFYDYGFTHFTNTLISDVNRSAYSTLNTMNEKLQMQIATANLINSVDTNEVISMVLTTHIIPDIMGNMRSYSSQSFRCNKCGEKYRRIPLYGKCLNCNHTLLQTVTRGSVEKYVVLADNMCNNFKVTNYLRSRVESLIVELNFIFKSKEEQPTLLDYL
- a CDS encoding geranylgeranylglyceryl/heptaprenylglyceryl phosphate synthase; the encoded protein is MILSRVENYINDELKKHKKLCFALLDSENYDDIGSVARKVETLGASAILVGGSSAIDQLNLDKLVLSIKSTISIPIILFPGNVTGVSPNADAILFTSLLNSEDPYFISGAQALGALLVKKYKIEPLPTGYIIIGENTTAWFIGRAKGIPFDKSNIAVMYSLAAQYLGMRFVYLEAGSGAKKNVSPEMISNVRKYFDGLLIVGGGIRDSAIAKDLVDAGADILVISTLLERDPDWEKKFVDIISAIRS
- a CDS encoding P-II family nitrogen regulator, whose translation is MKKIEIIIPDRELQTVGGVLKDNNIGGMSYYRVEGKGKAKPEPVSIGRGTMQYTPEFIPRTKVEIVVRDDVVDKLVNTLLEALSDKIGGKIFISDIQEAISIRTKARGDSAI
- a CDS encoding helix-turn-helix domain-containing protein, with product MSLEFVLLIFNYSIVPFVSAIILFFLVLKGYRKLKYRYLCKHDLDLFVVDLDKQARMQAGQIEQILNQLDLVYEKIDKTEKKIKEIQEIKNLLEERVQLINDERIKSHFSVASPIRNYLSSSNDVLDTYNHNKKSHNHVHLVQDDERRNGTIEYILKKLEDTSLSTKEIQLMIGRTREHTSRLMKKLYEEDLVEREISNKPFRYTITDEGRRRLSKHSSLNIHYHSEHQNSENSTDRLIENQ